Part of the Deltaproteobacteria bacterium genome is shown below.
GCTTCTGGCAAATTCCCGACAGCCTCATTCCCTCCTCGAAAAGGCGTATGGACTCTTCCAGCTTCGCATCGCCGGATTCCAGTTTGGCGACGATCGCTTCGAGCTGTTTCAGGGCTTCTTCGAAGGAAGCCTCTTTTCCCTTGGCCATCTTATAGATATAGCCCCCGGCCCCTCCGGCGGTCAATCAAAAGCTTGATCGAAGAGTTTCGACGGGTCGATCCGCCCTCCGGGCGCGCGGACGCCGAAATGAAGGTGCGGCCCAGTGGCCCGTCCGGTGGATCCGACAGCGCCTATCTTTTCTCCCTTCTCCACCCGCTGTCCCTCGGCGACGTCGTATTCCCGTAGATGGTAATAGAGGCTGAACACCCCGCCGCCATGGTCCAGCACCACCGACCGCCCTCCGAAAAACTGCTCCCCGGCGAAAGCGACCGCCCCCGAGGCGATGGCCCTGACGGGCGCCCCCACGGGAACGTGCACGTCGACCGCCGCGTGCAGGCTGCGCGGCTCCCCGTTTATGACCCTGCGGGAGCCGAAATTCGCAGGGCGATATTCCTCGACGGGCGGCAGGAACGGAGCCTCCCACGCCGGGGGCGACACCGCCGCGAAAAGCCTTTCCAGCCTTTCGGCCTCTCCCCTGATCCTGTCAAGCGCTTCCGCCTCGAACTCCGCCATCCCCTTCGGCAGGGTCAGTTCCTGGACGGGGAACGTCTTTTCCTCCACCGTCAACCCAAGGCCGGACAGCATCATCGCGCCTGTCCCGGATTCAACCACCGAAAATGCGGTCACCCCGGGCGGTTCCGCCACGTCTATGCCGATCAGCGCGATGCGGCGTCCCGGACCGGCCTCCTTCATCGGGATCGCCTTCCCCTTCCATAGCAACATCGCATTGCCCTGCCGGGCGGCGGTCCTGACCTCGACGATCACGGGATCCCCCTGCGCAGGGCGCGCCGAGGAAATCGTAACGGAGAGAATTTCATCCCGCGAGACGTTTTCCGCAAGGGCCGCCGGGCAGGCAAGCAGGCAAACCAGGATCGTCAGAGCGAAAACCCGGCTGGAAGCTCCGGCGATAACCGCATCCTTCAATTGGTTTTTCCCTCCACCACCGCGCCGAACACGCCGTCGGACACGCGGATATCGAGCTGATCGCCCGGCGCCGCCTCCGCCTTTGAACGCAACGCCGCTCCCGTAGATCTGCGCATGGCGATCGCATAACCTCTCGAAAGCACCGCGGTGGGGTCCAGGGCCGACAGCTTTCCCTGGTAAACCCCGAGCCGGCGGCGAGGTTCCTCCCGGACAGTGGAAATACGCCGGCCCGCCCGCTCGAGCAGAACCGCCACTTCCGCACGCTTGCGTGAAACCCACGCGGACGGTGAACCGAGGCGGACCTCGTGGGTCAATCCGAGAAGGCGTTCCCGGCCCGCCCTGAGGAGCCGTTGCATCCCGGCCGCGAGCGCATCCGTTTCCTTGGCCAGTTCGTAACGCCGCGCCCGGACCAGCGGCCTCGGGTCGGCGATCGCGCCGGCAGCGATGCGAAGCTCCCTGCGAAGTGTTTCACGGAGGTTCCGCTCCGCCCTTCTTGCCCGCAGCGCCAGCCCGGTTACCCGCTCCGCCGTCTCCATACGGTCGGGGAGGGCCGTCTGAGCGGCCGCGGTCGGAGTAGGCGCACGGAGGTCCGCGACGAGATCGGCGAGAGTGAAATCCGTTTCGTGCCCGACGGCGCTGATGGTCGGAACGGGAGAAGCGGCGATGGCCCGCACCACCGCCTCTTCGTTGAAGGCCCAGAGGTCCTCCACCGAACCGCCCCCGCGGCCGACTATGATCAACTCGACGTTCCCGTGGCCGTAAAGCGCTGCGAGTGCGGCCGCGATGTCTTCCGCCGCCCCTTCCCCCTGAACCTGCGCGGGGGCGAGCACGATGCCGACGGCGGGCCAGCGGCTTCTCGCCACCCGGACCATGTCCCGGAGCACCGCTCCCTGCCGTGAAGTCACGATCCCGATCCGCGCCGGAAAGGCCGGAAGCGGCCGCTTCCTGTCCGGGTCGAACAGCCCTTCCGCCGCCAGGCGGGCCTTCCTCTTCTCAAGCTCGAGGAGCAGGTTGCCCAATCCCCGCACCTCGAC
Proteins encoded:
- a CDS encoding M23 family metallopeptidase; amino-acid sequence: MKDAVIAGASSRVFALTILVCLLACPAALAENVSRDEILSVTISSARPAQGDPVIVEVRTAARQGNAMLLWKGKAIPMKEAGPGRRIALIGIDVAEPPGVTAFSVVESGTGAMMLSGLGLTVEEKTFPVQELTLPKGMAEFEAEALDRIRGEAERLERLFAAVSPPAWEAPFLPPVEEYRPANFGSRRVINGEPRSLHAAVDVHVPVGAPVRAIASGAVAFAGEQFFGGRSVVLDHGGGVFSLYYHLREYDVAEGQRVEKGEKIGAVGSTGRATGPHLHFGVRAPGGRIDPSKLFDQAFD
- the xseA gene encoding exodeoxyribonuclease VII large subunit, whose translation is FRSVRVEGEVSNYKLYPSGHRYFSLKDEGAQIRAVLFRGRDRFIYGDVRDGQTVVVSGSLGVYEKKGEYQIYAQSVEVRGLGNLLLELEKRKARLAAEGLFDPDRKRPLPAFPARIGIVTSRQGAVLRDMVRVARSRWPAVGIVLAPAQVQGEGAAEDIAAALAALYGHGNVELIIVGRGGGSVEDLWAFNEEAVVRAIAASPVPTISAVGHETDFTLADLVADLRAPTPTAAAQTALPDRMETAERVTGLALRARRAERNLRETLRRELRIAAGAIADPRPLVRARRYELAKETDALAAGMQRLLRAGRERLLGLTHEVRLGSPSAWVSRKRAEVAVLLERAGRRISTVREEPRRRLGVYQGKLSALDPTAVLSRGYAIAMRRSTGAALRSKAEAAPGDQLDIRVSDGVFGAVVEGKTN
- the xseB gene encoding exodeoxyribonuclease VII small subunit, producing the protein MAKGKEASFEEALKQLEAIVAKLESGDAKLEESIRLFEEGMRLSGICQKRLDEADRKIEVLLRKPSGIERETEDESVILDKDG